In one Mucilaginibacter sp. PAMB04168 genomic region, the following are encoded:
- a CDS encoding glycoside hydrolase family 97 catalytic domain-containing protein has product MKKLQLLSITVLLLSMLKTASAQPFQVRSPNQQILVKVGLDDKRLYYEVSYKGSPIILKSKLGLIREDADFSKGLVFENVPKELIVTYRYNLATAKKRNITYKATRQFFHLKNQEGKLMDVIFQVSNDGVAFRYYFPERSTDVKKITEELTTYKFSTNSKGFLQPMSDAKTGWSQTNPSYEEYYEQSIPVGKPSPIKAGWVYPALFQSGSNWALISETFPEGNYCGTRLKAESPDGEYAIGFPQPTEVFTGGNLGPESRLPWYTPWRIITIGSLKTITESTMGTDVAPPAVKADVSFVKPGQASWSWVILKDDSTKYSVQKRFIDYAAQMHWAYCLIDADWDRKIGYEKIKELADYAKIKNVGIILWYNSAGAWNTAPYTPRNKMLTHESRMQEFARLQKLGIKGVKVDFFGGDGQSMMQYYIDILKDALTHKLQVNFHGATLPRGLQRTYPNLVTTEAIKGMEFATFEQRNQDIQAQHCATIPFTRNVFDPMDFTPMVFGEIPRIKRKTTNAFQLALPVLFLSGIQHMAETDQSMQKAPEYVKNFLRNLPARWDEVKFIDGYPGKLAIIARKSGNRWIIAGINGENTEKNLKLNLSAFKYFTKRTLINDGSEEFSFSTAAISSGATQTVKIKGNGGFVMTLEK; this is encoded by the coding sequence ATGAAAAAGCTGCAATTGCTCAGCATCACAGTATTGCTGTTATCAATGCTTAAAACAGCCAGTGCACAACCTTTTCAGGTACGTAGCCCTAACCAACAAATTTTAGTAAAGGTTGGGCTCGATGATAAGAGACTATACTATGAAGTAAGTTATAAAGGGTCTCCTATCATTTTAAAGTCGAAACTTGGGCTGATACGTGAAGATGCGGATTTTTCGAAAGGACTGGTGTTTGAAAACGTGCCCAAAGAGCTGATAGTTACTTACCGGTATAATTTGGCGACGGCTAAAAAAAGGAATATTACCTACAAGGCAACCCGGCAGTTTTTTCACCTGAAGAATCAAGAGGGCAAACTGATGGATGTCATATTCCAGGTATCTAACGACGGGGTGGCTTTCCGTTATTACTTCCCGGAAAGATCAACAGACGTCAAGAAGATAACCGAAGAACTCACTACATACAAATTCAGCACAAATTCCAAAGGTTTTTTGCAGCCCATGTCTGATGCTAAAACTGGCTGGTCACAAACCAATCCCTCTTACGAAGAATATTATGAGCAGAGCATACCGGTTGGCAAGCCATCGCCTATTAAAGCGGGTTGGGTTTACCCTGCCTTGTTTCAGTCGGGCAGTAACTGGGCGCTCATTAGTGAAACTTTTCCTGAGGGCAACTATTGCGGCACGCGCCTTAAGGCCGAATCGCCTGATGGCGAGTACGCAATAGGCTTTCCGCAACCGACTGAGGTTTTTACAGGCGGCAATTTAGGACCTGAGTCAAGATTGCCATGGTATACACCCTGGCGTATTATCACAATTGGTTCGCTTAAAACCATTACCGAATCTACCATGGGCACCGATGTGGCTCCACCCGCCGTTAAGGCAGATGTCTCATTTGTAAAACCAGGGCAGGCCTCATGGAGCTGGGTGATTTTAAAGGACGACTCGACCAAATACAGCGTACAAAAACGCTTTATTGATTATGCAGCTCAGATGCACTGGGCCTACTGTTTAATTGACGCCGACTGGGACAGAAAAATAGGATATGAGAAGATAAAGGAACTGGCAGACTATGCCAAAATAAAAAACGTGGGCATCATACTCTGGTACAACTCCGCCGGGGCCTGGAACACAGCACCTTATACGCCCCGCAATAAAATGCTAACGCATGAAAGCCGCATGCAGGAATTTGCCCGCCTGCAAAAACTGGGCATTAAAGGCGTTAAGGTCGACTTTTTTGGCGGCGACGGCCAATCAATGATGCAGTACTACATTGATATTTTAAAAGATGCTTTGACCCACAAGTTACAGGTAAACTTTCATGGGGCTACGCTGCCCCGTGGCTTGCAGCGCACCTACCCTAACCTGGTTACTACCGAGGCTATTAAAGGGATGGAATTTGCAACCTTTGAACAGCGCAACCAGGATATACAAGCCCAGCATTGCGCCACTATACCGTTTACCCGCAACGTATTCGACCCAATGGATTTTACGCCAATGGTGTTTGGTGAGATACCGCGCATTAAACGCAAAACCACCAACGCCTTTCAGTTGGCTTTGCCTGTACTGTTCCTATCGGGCATACAGCACATGGCCGAAACTGATCAGAGCATGCAAAAAGCCCCTGAATATGTAAAAAACTTTTTGCGCAACCTGCCCGCCCGATGGGATGAGGTGAAGTTTATAGACGGCTACCCCGGTAAACTGGCTATTATAGCCCGCAAAAGCGGCAACCGCTGGATCATAGCCGGTATTAATGGTGAGAATACAGAGAAAAACCTCAAGCTCAATTTATCTGCCTTTAAGTATTTTACTAAACGCACGCTGATTAATGACGGCAGCGAGGAGTTCTCATTTTCTACGGCGGCTATCAGTTCGGGAGCTACACAAACGGTTAAAATAAAAGGGAATGGGGGATTTGTGATGACGTTAGAAAAGTAA
- a CDS encoding Ku protein, translated as MRSIWKGSIGFGLVNIPVKLYSAVQNSTLDLDMLDSRDHSHIRFLRVNEHTHKEVPYDKIVRAYKLDDDYVVLDEQDFEDASPEKTKLIEIESFVEAVDINPMYYETSYYAEPDAKNSKAYILLLEALKKTGKAGLGRFVLRNSESLCIIHPVEKALVVSRIRFAQELRSTDDLKLPDATVSKKELDMGLALIKQYTEDFDVSKFKDEYTAELLKIIKAKAKGKRPTIKKLKVAKTSSDDLYDQLMQSLNTRKGA; from the coding sequence ATGAGGTCGATCTGGAAAGGCTCAATTGGATTTGGGCTGGTAAACATTCCTGTTAAATTATACTCGGCCGTGCAAAACAGCACGCTCGATCTGGATATGCTCGATAGCCGCGACCATTCGCATATTCGCTTTTTGCGGGTGAACGAGCACACGCATAAAGAGGTTCCGTACGATAAAATAGTACGCGCCTACAAGCTGGATGATGATTACGTGGTGCTTGACGAACAAGACTTTGAGGATGCCAGTCCTGAAAAAACAAAGCTGATTGAGATTGAAAGCTTTGTGGAAGCGGTAGACATAAACCCCATGTATTACGAAACATCATATTATGCCGAGCCCGATGCCAAAAACAGCAAAGCCTATATACTATTGCTGGAAGCGCTCAAAAAAACGGGCAAAGCTGGCTTAGGGCGCTTTGTATTACGCAACAGCGAGAGCCTGTGTATTATCCACCCGGTTGAAAAAGCACTGGTGGTTAGCCGCATCCGTTTTGCCCAGGAACTGCGCTCAACCGACGACCTTAAACTGCCTGATGCTACGGTAAGCAAAAAAGAACTAGATATGGGTCTGGCTCTGATTAAGCAGTATACCGAAGATTTTGACGTATCAAAATTTAAGGATGAGTACACGGCTGAGCTGTTAAAGATCATTAAAGCCAAGGCTAAAGGTAAACGCCCAACCATTAAGAAGCTTAAGGTTGCCAAAACCAGCAGCGACGACTTGTACGATCAATTAATGCAAAGTCTCAATACACGGAAAGGAGCTTAA
- the ligD gene encoding DNA ligase D produces MSLEKYEAKRDFKKTAEPKGGKGSGKTLSFVVQRHHASHLHYDFRLELDGVLKSWAVPKGPSMNPGDKRLAMMVEDHPYDYQHFEGVIPNGEYGAGIVITWDHGTYESLAPDRKDDVKTLHAGLHSGNLKFRLNGEILRGEFALVKLHNSDKEDDNSWLLIKHKDDFAVTAKFDSEAFVPDNIKVLKNNKDGKVKKLPKHALLEVDMPAKKEPAKAATPAKKSAAKKSEDESGKRTRYIKPMLAKLEPQLFDDANWLYESKIDGYRAIGYTGKKAALISRNGIEFNEKYEKVFNELKQLPEKAVLDGEIVLEDSHGRSIFQDLQNYNSQKNKRTLRYYVFDLLQLDGHDLRDLPLVKRKELLKAFTASFPKESSITYLEHTVGNGTEMMVKSQKQGWEGVIGKDAQSVYESGRRSDHWLKFKVQASQEAIICGYTPPKGARKHIGSLVLGVQQGENIKYVGNCGSGFNTESLQDLFDKLQPIVTTERPFPDKINYHGKVTWVEPKLVCEVFYSEWTADGSMRHPVFKGLRMDKEPDHVLMETPDKQLADETTVTYGKKKVKLTNQNKLYWKKEGISKGEMLNYYRDIAPLMVPYLKDKALSMRRQPNGIDDPGFFQKDVDVTHLPDWIKTEKLYSESNDKDINYIVGDDEATLLYVVNLGSIEINPWLSNYQTPDNPEYVVIDVDPHDVPFTEAVQVALKTKEVFDRMKLKTFIKTSGSKGLHIYCYLGAVYDYDFVKMFAEYTAHLIHDELPDITSVERNPAKRKNKTYIDFLQNRRGQTIAAPYSVRPKPGATVSTPLHWHEVNDQLSLADFTIYTLKDRLKNVEDPWKDIHKTKADLKKALALLKEHA; encoded by the coding sequence ATGAGTTTAGAGAAGTATGAAGCCAAGCGCGATTTTAAGAAAACAGCGGAGCCTAAGGGCGGCAAGGGTAGCGGCAAAACTTTAAGTTTTGTAGTGCAAAGGCACCATGCATCACACCTGCATTACGATTTTAGGCTGGAGCTGGATGGTGTGCTCAAAAGCTGGGCTGTGCCCAAAGGCCCGTCCATGAACCCCGGCGATAAACGGCTGGCCATGATGGTGGAAGATCATCCTTACGATTACCAGCATTTTGAAGGCGTGATACCCAATGGCGAGTACGGTGCGGGCATTGTGATAACCTGGGATCATGGCACGTACGAGTCGCTGGCCCCCGACCGCAAAGACGATGTAAAAACCCTGCATGCCGGCCTTCATTCGGGAAATCTGAAATTCAGGCTGAATGGTGAGATACTTAGAGGCGAGTTTGCATTGGTTAAACTGCACAACTCTGATAAAGAGGACGACAATTCCTGGCTGCTGATAAAGCACAAAGATGATTTTGCCGTAACCGCTAAATTTGACAGCGAGGCTTTTGTTCCTGATAATATTAAGGTGCTTAAAAATAATAAGGACGGCAAAGTTAAAAAGCTGCCTAAGCATGCGTTACTGGAAGTTGACATGCCAGCTAAAAAGGAACCTGCCAAAGCAGCAACACCTGCTAAAAAAAGCGCTGCAAAGAAATCTGAAGACGAAAGCGGTAAACGCACACGTTATATAAAGCCCATGCTGGCCAAGCTTGAACCGCAGTTGTTTGACGACGCTAACTGGCTATATGAATCAAAGATTGACGGCTACCGCGCTATCGGCTACACCGGCAAAAAAGCGGCGTTAATTTCGCGCAATGGCATTGAGTTCAATGAGAAGTATGAAAAGGTTTTTAACGAGCTGAAGCAACTGCCTGAAAAAGCTGTGCTTGATGGGGAAATTGTACTGGAAGACAGCCATGGGCGCAGTATCTTTCAGGATTTGCAAAACTATAACAGCCAGAAGAATAAACGCACATTAAGGTACTATGTGTTCGATCTATTGCAGTTGGACGGGCATGATCTGCGTGACTTGCCGCTCGTTAAACGTAAGGAGTTATTAAAAGCCTTTACAGCATCTTTTCCAAAAGAATCATCTATCACCTACCTGGAACATACGGTAGGCAATGGTACCGAGATGATGGTTAAATCACAAAAGCAAGGCTGGGAGGGTGTAATTGGTAAAGACGCACAAAGCGTGTACGAAAGCGGCCGCCGCAGCGACCATTGGTTGAAGTTTAAAGTGCAGGCCTCACAGGAAGCCATTATTTGCGGTTACACGCCTCCTAAAGGTGCCCGTAAGCACATCGGATCGCTGGTATTGGGCGTACAGCAGGGCGAAAACATTAAATACGTAGGCAACTGCGGCAGCGGCTTTAATACCGAAAGCTTGCAGGATTTGTTTGATAAGCTACAACCCATTGTTACCACAGAAAGGCCTTTTCCCGACAAGATAAATTACCACGGTAAGGTAACCTGGGTGGAGCCCAAATTGGTTTGCGAAGTGTTTTATTCGGAGTGGACTGCCGACGGCAGTATGCGCCATCCGGTCTTTAAGGGCCTACGCATGGATAAAGAGCCAGACCACGTGTTAATGGAAACACCCGACAAACAACTGGCTGATGAAACTACCGTTACTTACGGCAAAAAGAAAGTGAAGCTTACCAACCAAAATAAGCTGTATTGGAAAAAAGAAGGCATTAGCAAAGGCGAAATGCTTAACTACTACCGGGATATTGCCCCGCTAATGGTGCCGTATCTTAAAGATAAAGCCCTTTCTATGCGCAGGCAGCCAAATGGAATTGACGACCCCGGCTTTTTCCAAAAAGATGTGGATGTAACCCATTTACCCGATTGGATAAAGACCGAAAAGCTATATTCTGAAAGCAACGATAAAGATATCAATTACATTGTAGGCGATGATGAAGCAACATTGCTTTATGTAGTGAATCTGGGCTCTATTGAGATAAACCCATGGTTGAGTAACTATCAAACGCCAGATAACCCCGAGTATGTGGTAATAGACGTTGACCCGCACGATGTTCCTTTTACCGAAGCTGTGCAGGTGGCCTTAAAAACTAAAGAGGTGTTTGACCGCATGAAACTTAAAACTTTCATCAAAACATCGGGATCTAAAGGACTGCACATTTACTGTTACCTGGGTGCTGTGTACGATTATGATTTTGTAAAGATGTTTGCTGAGTACACTGCTCACCTGATCCATGATGAGCTGCCAGACATTACCAGTGTTGAACGCAACCCGGCCAAGCGTAAAAACAAAACCTACATCGATTTTTTACAGAACCGCCGCGGGCAAACCATTGCTGCACCTTATTCGGTACGGCCCAAGCCTGGCGCTACAGTATCTACCCCCTTGCACTGGCATGAGGTAAACGACCAGTTATCTTTAGCCGACTTTACCATATACACGCTAAAAGACCGACTTAAAAATGTAGAAGATCCCTGGAAAGATATACACAAAACCAAAGCCGACTTAAAAAAGGCATTAGCCCTTTTAAAAGAACATGCATAA
- a CDS encoding SGNH/GDSL hydrolase family protein encodes MRLKKWLFLGIFSLAISSFVPEKEIKWVAIGDSITYLNDHLDETGNRVTKGYLSRVTEKLPYIQYTNQGHNGWTAIRIAKQIEKLGIQKADVYTVLLGTNDWWGSQPLGTITDYNNNTGYATVYGAFRVIINYLRKVSPQAQIILLTPMQRADFVYLRNPKNNAWGSYRQKNERWLAEFADAVKEIGRQEDLNVVDLYSKGSLKVKRLVKFKRLRDTVSGRYQNFRYPDYTTLKFNPVEDDYPYPPEAIGITYDGLHPSDKGNQVIAHLLVKVMKKLKF; translated from the coding sequence ATGCGGTTAAAAAAGTGGTTGTTCTTAGGTATATTCAGTTTGGCTATTAGCTCATTTGTTCCTGAAAAGGAAATCAAGTGGGTAGCCATTGGCGATTCCATTACATACCTGAATGACCATTTAGACGAAACAGGCAACCGGGTTACGAAGGGTTATTTAAGCCGGGTCACAGAAAAACTTCCTTATATACAATATACCAACCAGGGCCATAACGGATGGACCGCTATTCGCATAGCTAAGCAAATTGAAAAGCTGGGCATACAGAAAGCTGATGTATATACAGTGTTGTTGGGAACTAACGATTGGTGGGGAAGCCAGCCTTTGGGCACCATAACTGATTACAATAACAATACCGGTTATGCTACAGTTTACGGCGCATTTCGGGTTATTATAAATTACTTGCGTAAGGTAAGCCCGCAAGCCCAGATTATACTCTTAACACCTATGCAACGTGCCGATTTTGTTTATCTGCGCAATCCTAAAAATAATGCATGGGGCTCATACAGGCAAAAGAATGAGCGATGGCTTGCCGAGTTTGCAGATGCTGTTAAAGAGATTGGTAGGCAGGAGGATTTGAATGTGGTTGATCTTTACAGCAAAGGCAGTTTAAAGGTAAAGCGTTTAGTGAAATTTAAGCGATTAAGAGATACCGTAAGCGGTAGGTATCAAAACTTCCGTTATCCGGATTATACTACCTTAAAGTTCAACCCCGTCGAAGACGATTATCCGTACCCGCCTGAAGCAATTGGCATTACCTACGATGGCCTGCACCCTTCTGATAAAGGCAACCAGGTGATTGCTCACCTATTGGTTAAGGTAATGAAGAAGCTGAAATTTTAG